The following is a genomic window from Nicotiana tabacum cultivar K326 chromosome 3, ASM71507v2, whole genome shotgun sequence.
CATTGGCTTCTGCAGACCACAATTTTCTTGATTATGACTTTGATGAGTATTCAGTATTTTATCCAACAAGTTTGATATGCTGCCGCATGGTTGCCATAACGGTAAGCACCCACTGTGAATAGACAACATCTTGCTTCGAACATAAGAGTTGCTCAGAGTAAATTTGAGAAAAGAGCTGATTGTAGGGAAGAGTAGTTATGTAGGGACATCCTGTATTGCTCAATGGCGCATCCACTCTGGATAGAAAAGGCATATAGAATCACTAGACTAATCCACCTAAGCACTAGTTCTTGCCTCGAGCgagattatatttttatttcttgttatcggaaacaacatctctaccTTTAGTAGGTAGGGTAGGCTAGGGGTAAGCCTACGTACACACTACACTCCCCGTACCCCACTTGTGCGATTACACTGGGCTTGTTGTTGTTGGAGATACAATTTGTAAATTTGATTTCTTCCCTTTGTCCATGCAGTTTGTGCTTCTTCTGATGTTACGTACAATCCTGCCACTTATCCTTAGTGTTGCTGGAGATAATTCGATAACATTGATCATGGTTAGTGACACAATTAAAACTTaattcaaaagaaactttttcgtTGGTTTATGTATTTGTCTTTCTAGTTATCAGTGTTGAAAACTGTCGGAATCCTACTGGCGGTCTATGCATTGGCGAAAGTTTTTCTTGCCATACGACATCGCAGGCATCAACAGGTGGGTAAAATATCAAatttattgtagtaatatttttgaAGCTAAATCATCTCATAACATTCTATACTATTCTTCTTTTCTAATAGCTAGTGGTCTCTAATTCATTGTTATTTCTGTTGCCACAAGCTTCTAATAGCATCAGGCATTTCAACCTGTTATATTTCTGCTAATGGGACTCCACACAACTGCGCGTGAGCACAACAATACTCTCTATATATCCCATGAAATTTGCATAAACACCATATCTAAGACTAAAAAAATCAATCTGTTGATGTTTATTCTGATTTTGAATTACAGCAAAACTGCCTTTAATATACTAGTGATATTGATCTGCCAGATATGAAATGTAAGTTAAGAAGATGAGATGAGACTGATTTTGACATATACTCTTTGACAAATGACACTATGGACCCAAAACCTGAAAGAAATATTACTTGCAATGATAAATCATTGGCAGTACACTCTGTAGCACTGTTGAAAATGTTGTAGCAATGAGTGGTTGTTGATTTCCAATTTCCTCTCTTCTTTATGTTTGTTTTAGGATCTTCATCACTCTCAGATTACCCCATCAGATGAGGAAACTGAGTTGCCATTACAACAGCATCCGCATTCTCAGATTGCTCCATTAGATGATGAGAATGAACTACCACTACAGCCACCTCGGCCACATTTTATACATGTCCAATGAATCCTTAATTAGCTTAAAAGACTAAAATCTCAACACCAGTGGGAAGTTTGGCATTGCAACTGGTGGTCCTCTATTAATGTTCATCAGCTCGCTGCTCCGTGATGGAGTATTCTTCTGCTGAGATTCGATCATAAGATGGTTGAGCAAATTGATTGTCGCCATACATATTAGGCAAAGCAGcaaaaagaaatcaaatgatCTGGTGTAACAGTATCTGCTAGCTTTGCTTGTATATCTTGTAACCCATCTTACTTCAGATTTACTTTTAACATTACAAGAGAAAATGACGTGTAGCAGAAGAGCAAAATGATATTTCAAGTGCAACTTTATGGCACTTAAAAGAATTAAGTTAAAAATATGATACGCAATTTAAAtgcgaaaaataacaaaattgCCATCATATTTTTGCGAAGCTCGTTTAATGAAATACCACCACAAAAATATTTGCTTACAACCTCATCACTGAACCACGGGAAAGTTACTACTTTACGTGAATAAGCatttaaactcaaaaaaaattattcatcCTCCTCAACAAGAATAAGTAGCTAGCATATTCTGCATAGTACACCTTTCCACCTTAAAACGTTGAAAAGAAAGCAAATGCATCACACGACAGAAGTACCACGAAATTAGAAACACAGACCCAGgcaaaacaataaataaaggAGAACACATGAAATCCAAACTAGTAATAGTCTCTCTGGCAAAGCACCATACGGATAAAAGATGCCAGAACATAAGCCTGCAGAGAACACAATCTAAACAAGGATGAGAATTGTGATCTCATTCCTCCTCGGACTCCGACTCGGCACTCTGCAGCCAATCAACAAAGGGTTTAACATTCTTCCAAATTTTGGAGTCctttttatccccagcaagacCCTCTTGAAACCACTGCACTATAAATTCCTCCTCCAATACATCAGCATCATACAAAGCTTTCAAAACTAGAGCTACTTCTTTCACAGCTGCTGTGTTAGATTTCCCACAGAATTCTTCAAGTGCTCGGAGCAAACATAGTTGTGACCCCTCCTGTTGACCAACAGCAGCGAGAAGGAAACCTTTCTTCTTAATAACCTCCTTGGCAAATCCTTTCTCAACACCATCCAACAGTGCCTCATAGACAGCAGTAACTATGTCCTGAGGAGATCCAGCGAGTGAACCCAAGAAGGATCGAAATTGGCTGGCCGTGACTCCCTTCTTCAGATGTACTTTCACTTCCTCAACAAATGTCTTAGAGCTTCTCTCTCCATTCTCAGCTTTGGAATCATCCTCAGATGGCGCTGAAACAGCCTTGGAACTTTGGCGTGCTTGAGTAGCTGCCTTGGGTTTCTTCTCTGGCTCATTTGTGGAGAGCATAACCATTTCAGCTGTCACAGCACTCAACTGTTCCTGGATGCGCTGGTGCGCAGCTTCCATTGATGTATCAGTTTGCCACTGaacatcatcttcttcttcatcctcctcttccACATTCACATGGCTTCTGGGTGGGGAAGCATGATCCTCATCAGAGCCACTGGCTTTCTTTTTGGAGCTAGGTTTTGCATTGGCTTCCTTGGAAGAaacctttttctttgtttctttcttcaGCTTCTTCAGCTCTTCATCAGCAACCTCGCCTTCCTTTAATCGCTCCTTTTCAGCTCTTCTCATTGCTTTCTTGTCCTTGGCACCTTTCTTAGACTCAGGTGGGTTCTTAAGAATAAACGTTGTCAGCTTGTCTCTCATGTCTACATCAGAAATAAAACCACATGCAGCACACTTCAGTTGGATCATCTCTTTTTTAGTGATAATGATCTCAGTTTCAGGGTTTCCACACCCATAGCACTGAACGAATTTCttaatgaaattctcaagaagaCCAGCAAGCTTGGCAGTATCATGAGCTCCATTGACAAGGGAAGTTCCTGTTTTTTCGTCAAACTTTGATTGAGCCCCAAGCTCACAACCAAAAAATTTTGTGGTGTAAGATGCTGGCCTTGCTAGAGCTTTGGCAATGTCGACCATGTTGACCACGTTTGTCTTGATGCCATTTCCGCGTCCCTCTATCTTGGTAATCATCCTCGGCATCTTGTACCTGTAGAAGGCATCATCACTGTTGGCAGCTCCAATATTCTGCAAAGCCATTTTGATTCAGTGAAATTTCCTAAACAAAGCGTTAGGGGTTTTCAGAGGATCC
Proteins encoded in this region:
- the LOC107780872 gene encoding uncharacterized protein LOC107780872 — translated: MMDIHVECTPRKMEECRICHDADEDSNMEIPCSCRGTLKYAHRKCVQRWCNEKGDTVCEICRQNFKPNYTAPAPVFGRFPMNMRGNWEISMNSLDYPQFVALASADHNFLDYDFDEYSVFYPTSLICCRMVAITFVLLLMLRTILPLILSVAGDNSITLIMLSVLKTVGILLAVYALAKVFLAIRHRRHQQDLHHSQITPSDEETELPLQQHPHSQIAPLDDENELPLQPPRPHFIHVQ
- the LOC107780869 gene encoding eukaryotic translation initiation factor 5-like — encoded protein: MALQNIGAANSDDAFYRYKMPRMITKIEGRGNGIKTNVVNMVDIAKALARPASYTTKFFGCELGAQSKFDEKTGTSLVNGAHDTAKLAGLLENFIKKFVQCYGCGNPETEIIITKKEMIQLKCAACGFISDVDMRDKLTTFILKNPPESKKGAKDKKAMRRAEKERLKEGEVADEELKKLKKETKKKVSSKEANAKPSSKKKASGSDEDHASPPRSHVNVEEEDEEEDDVQWQTDTSMEAAHQRIQEQLSAVTAEMVMLSTNEPEKKPKAATQARQSSKAVSAPSEDDSKAENGERSSKTFVEEVKVHLKKGVTASQFRSFLGSLAGSPQDIVTAVYEALLDGVEKGFAKEVIKKKGFLLAAVGQQEGSQLCLLRALEEFCGKSNTAAVKEVALVLKALYDADVLEEEFIVQWFQEGLAGDKKDSKIWKNVKPFVDWLQSAESESEEE